The Vicia villosa cultivar HV-30 ecotype Madison, WI linkage group LG1, Vvil1.0, whole genome shotgun sequence genome includes a region encoding these proteins:
- the LOC131628595 gene encoding AP2-like ethylene-responsive transcription factor AIL5 isoform X1 yields MDSSSSSPPTNTNNTSLAFSLSNHFPNPPHSSSSHLSLFHSFTPYPPPTPSLTLTGSPEPTDRGTTNLSIFSGGNKLENFLGNSTATTRTTTYAPTELHRLSTDIYDYELKKTIAACFPHGYPTEPNSEPPKPSPKKTVDTFGQRTSIYRGVTRHRWTGRYEAHLWDNSCRREGQSRKGRQVYLGGYDKEEKAARAYDLAALKYWGPTTTTNFPICNYEKELDGMKNMTRQEFVASLRRKSSGFSRGASIYRGVTRHHQHGRWQARIGRVAGNKDLYLGTFSTQEEAAEAYDIAAIKFRGLNAVTNFDMSRYDVKSIANSSLPIGGLSNKNSKVSTDHSLSESKSIDVASISDERTPSTAFTITQQPSNSTLSFAIPIKQDPSSDYWSNILGFNSNNSNNNPSHAVLPSSTPFNMDFSSHVPSNTNGDNNGGFFSGSVVQQQQNGNNSSSSSSSSSSSTSSIPFATPIFSLNSTNSYGNNWINNGHTFQTHAKPSLFQTPIFGME; encoded by the exons atGGACTCATCCTCCTCTTCACCCCCCACAAACACCAACAACACCTCCCTAGCTTTCTCTCTTTCCAACCACTTCCCTAATCCTCCACACTCCTCTTCCTCTCACCTCTCTCTCTTCCACTCCTTCACCCCTTATCCTCCCCCAACTCCATCTCTCACCCTCACAGGTTCACCGGAGCCAACTGACAGAGGAACCACCAACCTCTCCATATTCAGCGGCGGAAACAAGCTCGAGAATTTTCTAGGAAACTCCACCGCCACAACAAGAACCACCACATATGCACCCACAGAACTTCACCGTCTTTCCACCGACATATACGATTATGAACTGAAAAAAACCATAGCCGCTTGCTTCCCTCATGGCTACCCTACCGAACCAAACTCCGAACCTCCCAAACCTTCCCCCAAGAAAACCGTCGACACCTTCGGCCAACGCACCTCCATTTACCGCGGCGTCACCCG acATAGATGGACGGGGAGATATGAAGCTCATTTATGGGACAATAGTTGCAGAAGAGAAGGACAAAGTAGAAAAGGAAGACAAG TTTATTTAG GTGGTTATGATAAGGAAGAGAAAGCAGCTAGAGCTTATGATCTTGCTGCTCTTAAGTACTGGGGTCCAACTACCACTACCAACTTTCCA ATTTGTAACTATGAGAAAGAGCTTGATGGCATGAAGAACATGACTAGACAAGAGTTTGTTGCTTCTCTAAGAAG GAAGAGCAGTGGTTTTTCAAGAGGAGCATCAATTTACCGAGGAGTAACAAG ACACCACCAGCATGGTAGATGGCAGGCAAGGATAGGTAGAGTTGCCGGAAACAAAGACCTTTACCTTGGCACTTTCA GCACACAAGAAGAAGCTGCTGAAGCTTATGATATAGCAGCAATCAAATTCAGAGGACTAAATGCAGTTACAAACTTCGACATGAGTCGCTATGACGTTAAAAGCATCGCAAATAGTTCTCTTCCCATAGGCGGTTTATCTAATAAAAACAGCAAAGTTTCTACAGATCATTCTTTATCAGAAAGCAAAAGCATTGATGTTGCAAGTATATCAGATGAAAGAACTCCGTCCACAGCCTTTACAATAACTCAGCAGCCTTCAAATTCTACATTAAGTTTCGCGATTCCGATAAAACAAGATCCTTCTTCAGATTACTGGTCCAATATTCTTGgatttaatagtaataatagcAATAATAATCCTAGTCATGCTGTTCTTCCATCTTCAACACCCTTCAACATGGATTTTTCTTCGCATGTACCTTCGAATACAAATGGCGATAACAATGGAGGCTTTTTCAGTGGATCAGTTGTTCAGCAGCAACAAAATGGAAacaattcttcttcttcatcatcatcatcgtcatcttCAACAAGTTCGATTCCATTTGCTACACCGATATTTTCCTTAAATAGTACTAATAGTTATGGAAACAACTGGATCAATAATGGACACACATTCCAAACACATGCAAAACCAAGTCTGTTTCAAACACCAATATTCGGAATGGAATGA
- the LOC131628595 gene encoding AP2-like ethylene-responsive transcription factor AIL5 isoform X2 yields MDSSSSSPPTNTNNTSLAFSLSNHFPNPPHSSSSHLSLFHSFTPYPPPTPSLTLTGSPEPTDRGTTNLSIFSGGNKLENFLGNSTATTRTTTYAPTELHRLSTDIYDYELKKTIAACFPHGYPTEPNSEPPKPSPKKTVDTFGQRTSIYRGVTRHRWTGRYEAHLWDNSCRREGQSRKGRQVYLGGYDKEEKAARAYDLAALKYWGPTTTTNFPICNYEKELDGMKNMTRQEFVASLRRKSSGFSRGASIYRGVTRHHQHGRWQARIGRVAGNKDLYLGTFSTQEEAAEAYDIAAIKFRGLNAVTNFDMSRYDVKSIANSSLPIGGLSNKNSKVSTDHSLSESKSIDVASISDERTPSTAFTITQQPSNSTLSFAIPIKQDPSSDYWSNILGFNSNNSNNNPSHAVLPSSTPFNMDFSSHVPSNTNGDNNGGFFSGSVVQQQQNGNNSSSSSSSSSSSTSSIPFATPIFSLNSTNSYGNNWINNGHTFQTHAKPSLFQTPIFGME; encoded by the exons atGGACTCATCCTCCTCTTCACCCCCCACAAACACCAACAACACCTCCCTAGCTTTCTCTCTTTCCAACCACTTCCCTAATCCTCCACACTCCTCTTCCTCTCACCTCTCTCTCTTCCACTCCTTCACCCCTTATCCTCCCCCAACTCCATCTCTCACCCTCACAGGTTCACCGGAGCCAACTGACAGAGGAACCACCAACCTCTCCATATTCAGCGGCGGAAACAAGCTCGAGAATTTTCTAGGAAACTCCACCGCCACAACAAGAACCACCACATATGCACCCACAGAACTTCACCGTCTTTCCACCGACATATACGATTATGAACTGAAAAAAACCATAGCCGCTTGCTTCCCTCATGGCTACCCTACCGAACCAAACTCCGAACCTCCCAAACCTTCCCCCAAGAAAACCGTCGACACCTTCGGCCAACGCACCTCCATTTACCGCGGCGTCACCCG acATAGATGGACGGGGAGATATGAAGCTCATTTATGGGACAATAGTTGCAGAAGAGAAGGACAAAGTAGAAAAGGAAGACAA GTTTATTTAGGTGGTTATGATAAGGAAGAGAAAGCAGCTAGAGCTTATGATCTTGCTGCTCTTAAGTACTGGGGTCCAACTACCACTACCAACTTTCCA ATTTGTAACTATGAGAAAGAGCTTGATGGCATGAAGAACATGACTAGACAAGAGTTTGTTGCTTCTCTAAGAAG GAAGAGCAGTGGTTTTTCAAGAGGAGCATCAATTTACCGAGGAGTAACAAG ACACCACCAGCATGGTAGATGGCAGGCAAGGATAGGTAGAGTTGCCGGAAACAAAGACCTTTACCTTGGCACTTTCA GCACACAAGAAGAAGCTGCTGAAGCTTATGATATAGCAGCAATCAAATTCAGAGGACTAAATGCAGTTACAAACTTCGACATGAGTCGCTATGACGTTAAAAGCATCGCAAATAGTTCTCTTCCCATAGGCGGTTTATCTAATAAAAACAGCAAAGTTTCTACAGATCATTCTTTATCAGAAAGCAAAAGCATTGATGTTGCAAGTATATCAGATGAAAGAACTCCGTCCACAGCCTTTACAATAACTCAGCAGCCTTCAAATTCTACATTAAGTTTCGCGATTCCGATAAAACAAGATCCTTCTTCAGATTACTGGTCCAATATTCTTGgatttaatagtaataatagcAATAATAATCCTAGTCATGCTGTTCTTCCATCTTCAACACCCTTCAACATGGATTTTTCTTCGCATGTACCTTCGAATACAAATGGCGATAACAATGGAGGCTTTTTCAGTGGATCAGTTGTTCAGCAGCAACAAAATGGAAacaattcttcttcttcatcatcatcatcgtcatcttCAACAAGTTCGATTCCATTTGCTACACCGATATTTTCCTTAAATAGTACTAATAGTTATGGAAACAACTGGATCAATAATGGACACACATTCCAAACACATGCAAAACCAAGTCTGTTTCAAACACCAATATTCGGAATGGAATGA